From one Ignavibacteria bacterium genomic stretch:
- the typA gene encoding translational GTPase TypA, whose protein sequence is MPITKRTDQRSIAIIAHVDHGKTTLVDHMLRQSGTFRENQQVAERVMDSGDIERERGITIMAKNAAVRWKDVKINIVDTPGHSDFGGEVERVLSMVDGVLLLVDSAEGPLPQTRFVLRKALEMGLHPIVVINKIDRQDARPSEVYDEILELFMNLGASYEQLDFPVVYAIGKKGIARTTPDSTEEDLTVLFDAILTHIPPAETNAEADFGMVIRAVDFNDYVGRIAIGRITSGTVRVGDNVALIKPDGARENSRITKMSVFEGISRVEVQQAEAGEIIALSGFENVFIGDTIGAATLAEPLSTVNIDEPTLAMYFMVNTSPLAGREGTFVTTPKLRERLYRELRNNVSMRVEDTDSPDVFKVSARGELQLAILIETMRREGYEFAVSRPEVLFKRTANGDVLEPIENVLVDVPVEYSGTVIENLGRRKGILIAMNPGTDSVRCEFSVPARGLIGFRTEFLTNTRGLGILHHTFAEYAPYCGVISGRSRGALVNMEGGSTTAYALESIQERGSLFVGPGIEAYEGMIIGENSREDDLAVNAVRTKHLTNMRSSGSDGIVKLDTPRAMSLEQCIEFLEDDELLEVTPENIRLRKKILDTTMRQRARKRETVTS, encoded by the coding sequence ATGCCAATTACGAAAAGAACAGACCAACGGTCTATCGCAATCATTGCCCATGTTGACCATGGGAAAACCACACTTGTAGATCACATGCTCCGCCAGAGCGGCACCTTCCGCGAAAATCAGCAGGTTGCTGAGCGTGTTATGGACAGTGGCGACATCGAGCGGGAGCGCGGAATAACCATCATGGCTAAGAATGCCGCGGTGCGCTGGAAGGATGTTAAGATTAACATCGTTGATACACCCGGCCACAGCGACTTTGGTGGTGAAGTGGAACGCGTCCTCTCCATGGTTGACGGTGTGCTGTTACTTGTAGACTCCGCCGAAGGACCATTACCGCAAACGCGCTTCGTGTTGCGAAAAGCTCTTGAGATGGGCCTGCATCCGATTGTTGTGATAAACAAGATCGACAGGCAGGACGCTCGTCCGTCCGAGGTGTACGACGAAATACTTGAATTATTTATGAATCTGGGTGCCAGCTACGAACAGCTTGACTTCCCGGTAGTCTATGCAATTGGTAAAAAAGGTATTGCGCGAACTACTCCCGATTCTACCGAGGAGGATCTCACCGTCCTGTTCGATGCCATCTTAACGCACATCCCTCCGGCTGAAACCAATGCGGAAGCCGATTTCGGTATGGTTATTCGCGCTGTTGACTTCAATGATTACGTTGGCCGGATTGCCATCGGGCGCATTACCTCCGGAACCGTTCGGGTTGGCGATAATGTTGCCCTGATCAAGCCTGACGGTGCACGCGAGAACTCGCGCATTACCAAGATGAGCGTCTTCGAAGGCATTTCACGTGTGGAAGTTCAGCAGGCTGAAGCCGGTGAGATCATCGCCTTGTCAGGCTTCGAAAATGTTTTTATTGGCGATACCATCGGTGCTGCCACGCTGGCAGAGCCCCTTTCCACCGTTAACATCGACGAGCCGACGCTGGCAATGTACTTCATGGTGAATACGTCGCCACTTGCCGGACGTGAGGGTACGTTTGTAACAACGCCAAAACTGCGCGAACGACTCTACCGTGAATTGCGAAATAATGTTAGTATGAGGGTTGAGGATACCGACTCACCCGACGTGTTTAAGGTAAGTGCCCGCGGCGAACTCCAGCTTGCAATTCTAATTGAAACCATGCGGCGCGAAGGGTATGAGTTTGCAGTGTCACGTCCGGAAGTACTCTTTAAACGAACAGCCAACGGTGACGTGCTTGAGCCAATCGAGAACGTACTCGTTGACGTGCCGGTGGAATACAGCGGCACGGTAATCGAAAACCTGGGAAGGCGCAAGGGCATCCTGATTGCAATGAATCCCGGTACTGACAGTGTACGCTGCGAATTCAGTGTGCCCGCACGTGGCCTGATCGGCTTCCGTACCGAATTTCTGACAAATACGCGCGGGCTGGGGATTTTGCACCACACCTTTGCCGAATATGCCCCGTATTGCGGCGTTATTAGCGGACGCTCACGTGGCGCACTGGTGAATATGGAAGGGGGCTCTACCACCGCCTATGCACTGGAATCAATTCAGGAGCGCGGTTCACTGTTTGTTGGACCCGGTATTGAAGCCTACGAGGGCATGATTATCGGCGAAAACAGTCGAGAGGACGATCTTGCCGTGAATGCCGTCCGCACCAAACACCTTACCAACATGCGCAGTAGCGGATCGGATGGAATTGTAAAACTGGACACCCCGCGGGCAATGAGCCTGGAGCAATGCATTGAATTTCTGGAAGATGACGAACTGCTCGAAGTAACGCCCGAAAATATCCGCCTTCGTAAGAAAATTCTTGACACCACTATGCGTCAACGAGCCAGAAAAAGGGAAACTGTGACCTCGTGA
- a CDS encoding T9SS type A sorting domain-containing protein, which yields MACIDLYYRRFFSTTTVVCGILCFVLSVQVHAQTYDVDTVYYRGSTDTFINLVFLPDGYTAEQLPRFVADVQRVSDYVFSISPFAEYKNYFNVFAVKVPSADSGARHPGTATDVAEPVFGVSDPKNYFNSTFDYNSIHRLLFAPNQVAVNSVLVNSFPLFDQVVVLVNTPYYGGSGGVQATVSLDKKSGEILAHELGHSFGRLADEYYAGDNYAREASNMTRESDPSRVRWKNWVGTDSIGVYRHCCSGNSAQWYKPHPACKMQLLNSAFCAVCKETIVEQIHEKIGIPARNVSAVPDTFRLCRSDTMRIGMQLIKPVPNTLNVQWFINDTLVANNTDSITITAALLTEGAFTTVRSVVSDTTQLSRSNGHKQPHTYQTVWTVMYSPLQKPGAVNGKHEVCTNSSTVYSVAPVPGATQYVWTLPSGWEGSSTLPSITVVAGTAGGTISVAAANSCDTSEAQTLTVRAETAPTATITATDSSVLCRNDAITLIASEAAKYLWSTGETTKTITVSEEGSYTVTITTRLGCNATSAPFTVTKTTIDTSVTLQLVHPDSSHSVLISNATNVTYQWVRCPEMAPVPGATAREFVPEDDATYAVIITRNNCTDTSACYRGTVTDVHETPSTTGIIAYPNPATGSVTVKASGLADGTYSIAITDVTGRELTRLLTNVTGGVLDATIKLDNFSKGLYFLVLDLGITRHVLKVKKQE from the coding sequence ATGGCTTGTATCGACCTTTATTATCGACGTTTTTTCAGTACCACGACCGTTGTCTGCGGTATTCTCTGTTTTGTCCTGTCGGTGCAGGTTCACGCACAGACGTATGATGTTGACACAGTGTACTATCGTGGCAGCACTGATACGTTTATTAACCTGGTTTTCTTACCCGACGGGTACACCGCGGAGCAGCTCCCGCGTTTTGTGGCCGATGTACAGCGGGTATCAGACTACGTGTTTTCGATTTCGCCATTTGCAGAGTACAAGAACTACTTCAATGTATTTGCCGTCAAGGTTCCATCTGCCGATAGCGGAGCACGACACCCGGGAACTGCAACTGACGTTGCCGAGCCGGTATTTGGAGTCAGCGACCCGAAAAACTATTTCAATAGTACATTTGATTACAATTCGATCCACCGTTTATTATTCGCTCCAAATCAGGTAGCTGTTAATTCTGTGCTTGTAAACAGTTTTCCGCTGTTCGATCAGGTAGTTGTCCTTGTTAACACTCCGTACTATGGCGGATCCGGCGGCGTCCAAGCAACCGTTTCACTTGATAAAAAATCCGGTGAAATCCTGGCGCACGAGCTAGGCCATTCGTTTGGACGACTGGCAGATGAGTATTACGCCGGCGACAACTATGCCCGTGAGGCATCGAACATGACACGGGAGAGCGATCCATCGCGTGTACGGTGGAAGAACTGGGTTGGAACCGACAGTATCGGAGTTTATCGCCACTGCTGCAGCGGAAATTCTGCTCAGTGGTACAAGCCCCATCCCGCCTGCAAGATGCAGCTACTGAACTCTGCGTTTTGTGCTGTGTGTAAGGAAACAATTGTTGAGCAAATTCACGAAAAAATCGGTATCCCCGCACGTAATGTCAGCGCAGTGCCCGATACGTTCCGGTTATGCAGATCAGACACCATGCGTATCGGCATGCAACTGATTAAGCCGGTACCCAATACTCTGAACGTACAGTGGTTTATTAATGATACCCTGGTGGCAAACAACACAGATTCAATCACCATCACCGCGGCACTGCTGACGGAAGGGGCGTTCACGACCGTTAGGTCAGTGGTTTCAGATACCACACAGTTGTCCAGGTCCAACGGTCATAAGCAGCCTCATACGTACCAGACGGTGTGGACTGTTATGTACAGCCCCCTACAAAAGCCAGGTGCTGTTAACGGGAAACACGAAGTCTGCACCAACTCGTCCACTGTGTATTCCGTGGCACCGGTACCGGGAGCTACACAGTATGTATGGACCCTGCCAAGTGGATGGGAAGGCAGTTCAACGTTGCCTTCGATCACAGTAGTGGCAGGAACAGCAGGCGGAACTATCAGCGTTGCAGCTGCCAACAGTTGTGACACAAGCGAAGCACAGACTCTGACTGTTCGGGCTGAGACTGCCCCAACAGCTACCATCACCGCCACTGATTCATCTGTCCTGTGCAGGAACGATGCGATTACCTTAATCGCCTCTGAGGCTGCCAAATACCTGTGGAGTACAGGAGAAACTACAAAAACAATCACCGTTTCTGAGGAAGGCAGTTATACCGTAACGATTACTACCAGGTTAGGATGCAACGCAACCTCAGCCCCTTTCACAGTTACAAAAACCACTATCGACACAAGCGTAACCCTACAGCTTGTTCATCCGGATTCGAGCCACAGTGTATTGATCTCCAACGCAACCAACGTTACGTATCAGTGGGTACGCTGTCCGGAAATGGCACCTGTACCGGGTGCTACCGCACGCGAGTTTGTTCCGGAGGATGACGCAACATACGCCGTAATCATAACCCGGAACAACTGTACCGATACATCGGCATGCTACCGGGGAACGGTTACTGATGTACATGAAACACCGTCAACAACCGGCATCATTGCCTACCCGAATCCTGCCACCGGCTCTGTTACTGTTAAGGCATCGGGTCTGGCTGACGGAACGTACTCAATAGCAATTACGGATGTTACCGGCCGTGAACTCACACGATTGTTAACCAACGTAACAGGTGGAGTGCTTGACGCTACTATCAAGCTGGATAATTTTAGTAAGGGGCTTTACTTTCTTGTGCTTGACCTGGGAATCACCAGACACGTACTAAAAGTTAAAAAACAAGAGTAG
- a CDS encoding pathogenicity locus, whose amino-acid sequence MVPVAPAPSLPTGTLTQVPGIGKSIAADLHTIGIFQVQDLVGRNPEELYAASNQYAGHVQDRCLLYVFRCAVYYAETRPHHREPEKLRWWYWKDRKQQ is encoded by the coding sequence ATGGTACCCGTCGCCCCAGCCCCCTCCCTACCCACCGGAACACTAACCCAGGTACCCGGTATAGGCAAGTCTATTGCAGCCGACCTGCATACCATTGGCATCTTCCAGGTTCAGGACCTGGTCGGACGTAATCCGGAAGAGCTCTACGCGGCATCGAACCAGTATGCAGGGCACGTTCAGGACCGATGCCTGCTCTACGTTTTCAGGTGTGCGGTGTATTATGCCGAAACCAGGCCGCACCACCGGGAACCCGAGAAACTCCGCTGGTGGTACTGGAAGGACCGTAAACAACAGTAA
- a CDS encoding YbjN domain-containing protein has product MADNTMITATQEKLRTILADRFDQHIDFGDGTFAIPYGSASVMLVVRPYTETDTIVELIANVASEANITTDVMHWLLRKNAEIHLGGFGLIFDDTIVYSYAISGNTVTADSLEAAITSVAVIADYYDDEIIRLAGGKRAID; this is encoded by the coding sequence ATGGCTGATAACACAATGATTACGGCTACTCAGGAAAAACTGCGCACCATCCTTGCTGACCGCTTTGATCAGCATATCGATTTTGGTGATGGCACCTTTGCCATTCCCTATGGCTCGGCCAGTGTGATGCTTGTGGTTCGGCCATACACCGAAACCGATACCATCGTGGAGCTGATCGCCAATGTTGCAAGCGAAGCCAATATCACTACCGATGTTATGCACTGGCTGCTGCGCAAAAACGCCGAGATCCACCTGGGCGGCTTCGGTCTGATCTTCGATGATACCATCGTGTACAGCTATGCCATCAGCGGTAATACCGTAACCGCCGATTCACTCGAGGCAGCCATCACATCAGTAGCAGTTATTGCCGACTATTACGACGATGAGATCATCCGCCTTGCCGGCGGCAAACGAGCAATAGATTAA
- a CDS encoding DEAD/DEAH box helicase family protein produces MTSGNPVLNSPYDEPIWHYATDAEGSLNYQDIRQGRRIFTPDIQVIPTRQGPQSSAFELNDMKAEYGEHLINLCRAEVGKWRAAKYPNTTRISKELLTFWFDNPERHAVKKLFFAQQEAVETAVWLNEVADKSNAGQHILNLLRNGQYTVSEDPEDQLPRIAFKMATGSGKTVVMACLICYHYFNRQEYRNDTRFADYFLIVAPGITIKSRLGVLFVDTKNKNPKDIEDYYRVRGLIPPSMEHRLENLNARLVITNYHTFEPKTLQGNKRSPFDGKVDLEGNKIDTDNKEDFSQVVKRTLGKFKLGSRLLILNDEAHHCYLPKSKSKTTDNEEADENARAAVWFSGLREIAKKFKLEAVYDLSATPYYLTGSGYTPYSLFPWVVSDFGLIEAIESGLVKIPFLPESDNTQELTMPVLRNLYDHVKEELPKKGQRGQRKAAAAEGNKITEQAPHLPSLVKGALDQFYNHYVDYFNGIRKIQEERASLFSAPPVFIVVCNNTGVSKEVYKYIAGYQYQDADGNTVTVQGVKDLFSNYDSVTGNPLKRPPTLLIDSDALENSEQINDDFKKIFASEIEEFKKDYVRLHGQGSIDKISDPEILREVVNTVGQQGKLGSHIRCVVSVSMLTEGWDANTVTHIMGLRAFGSQLLCEQVAGRALRRMNYFLQGYDKDGNPTTDKRKVVIEKFPPEYAHIIGVPFKMFKGGTAEPPPPPVELTQIAAIPERQAEMEITFPNVVGYRVENLDGEIQHDFSNIEKYEIDGSKFPTETIMASPISPTEEKLEVKGVLEKRDQELIFLITKELIKYHFCDDEGNPQFQKFHKLKSIVEEWYHEKVVLLNITDPRYKRLLYFEEPKKIVDHIARGINPQHNTTEHIRPVFNYYNKFSSTKYVNGNTVKGVYQTEKSHINYVVMDSEWEGICAKTLEEIESVECYVKNQFLGFTIPYTKDGKDRQYYPDFIARIKTKNQPLTTINLIIEISGMSKDKAEKKWFVENRWLPAVNALKDKYDYPEWHFIEVANDIRNIRNQLIEKIQSI; encoded by the coding sequence ATGACTTCGGGAAACCCGGTATTAAATAGTCCTTATGATGAGCCGATTTGGCACTATGCAACAGATGCAGAAGGCTCATTGAACTATCAGGACATCAGGCAAGGCAGACGGATTTTTACTCCAGATATTCAAGTGATACCTACAAGGCAGGGTCCGCAATCATCTGCATTTGAATTAAATGACATGAAAGCAGAATATGGCGAACACCTGATTAACCTTTGCCGAGCCGAAGTTGGTAAATGGAGGGCAGCAAAATACCCGAACACAACAAGAATCTCTAAAGAGCTTTTAACGTTTTGGTTTGACAATCCAGAGAGACATGCAGTAAAGAAATTGTTTTTTGCTCAGCAGGAGGCTGTTGAAACTGCCGTCTGGTTGAATGAAGTTGCAGACAAATCAAATGCAGGGCAACATATACTAAACTTATTGCGCAACGGACAATATACCGTAAGTGAAGACCCGGAAGACCAGCTTCCCAGAATTGCTTTTAAAATGGCAACAGGTTCAGGCAAGACCGTTGTAATGGCGTGTTTGATTTGTTACCATTACTTCAACAGACAAGAATACCGAAACGATACTCGCTTTGCCGACTACTTTCTGATTGTAGCTCCGGGAATTACGATTAAAAGCAGATTGGGCGTTTTGTTTGTGGACACAAAAAACAAAAACCCGAAAGACATTGAAGATTATTATCGTGTGCGTGGTTTGATTCCCCCAAGTATGGAACATCGCCTGGAAAACTTGAATGCACGATTAGTAATAACCAACTACCACACTTTTGAACCAAAAACCTTACAAGGCAACAAACGCAGTCCGTTTGACGGAAAGGTGGATTTGGAAGGAAATAAAATTGACACGGACAACAAAGAAGATTTTTCACAGGTGGTTAAAAGAACATTAGGGAAATTCAAGTTGGGGAGTCGGTTGTTGATTCTGAATGACGAAGCCCACCACTGCTATCTGCCAAAATCAAAAAGCAAAACCACCGACAACGAAGAAGCCGACGAAAACGCAAGAGCGGCCGTATGGTTTAGCGGACTTCGCGAAATAGCGAAGAAGTTTAAACTTGAAGCAGTTTACGACCTTTCAGCAACACCTTATTATTTGACAGGTTCCGGTTATACGCCCTACAGTTTGTTCCCCTGGGTGGTTTCCGATTTTGGTTTGATTGAAGCCATTGAAAGCGGTTTGGTTAAAATTCCATTTTTACCCGAAAGCGATAACACGCAGGAACTCACAATGCCCGTGTTACGGAATTTATACGACCACGTAAAAGAAGAACTGCCCAAAAAAGGACAACGAGGCCAAAGAAAAGCTGCTGCTGCCGAAGGAAATAAAATAACGGAGCAGGCTCCCCACTTGCCTTCTTTGGTTAAAGGAGCATTAGATCAGTTTTACAATCATTATGTAGATTATTTTAACGGAATCCGTAAAATACAGGAAGAACGAGCCAGCTTATTCTCGGCTCCTCCGGTTTTTATTGTGGTGTGCAACAACACCGGAGTTTCAAAAGAAGTCTATAAATACATTGCTGGTTATCAGTACCAGGATGCAGATGGCAATACGGTAACAGTTCAGGGGGTAAAAGACTTATTCAGTAATTACGATTCTGTTACAGGCAATCCTTTGAAACGTCCACCCACATTGCTCATTGATAGTGATGCGCTGGAAAACAGTGAACAAATCAATGATGATTTCAAGAAGATTTTTGCATCCGAAATTGAAGAGTTTAAGAAAGATTATGTCAGACTGCACGGACAAGGCAGCATTGACAAAATCTCTGATCCGGAAATATTACGTGAGGTTGTAAACACCGTTGGCCAGCAAGGCAAGCTCGGTTCACACATTCGATGTGTGGTTTCGGTTTCAATGCTTACCGAAGGTTGGGATGCCAACACCGTTACACACATTATGGGACTGCGCGCGTTTGGCTCGCAACTGCTGTGCGAGCAGGTGGCAGGTAGAGCGTTGCGGAGAATGAATTACTTTTTACAAGGCTATGATAAGGACGGCAATCCAACCACTGACAAACGAAAAGTGGTGATTGAGAAATTTCCGCCCGAATATGCCCACATCATCGGGGTTCCCTTTAAAATGTTTAAAGGCGGAACTGCAGAACCACCACCGCCACCGGTTGAGTTAACTCAGATTGCTGCCATTCCCGAAAGACAGGCAGAAATGGAAATTACTTTTCCAAATGTGGTGGGCTATCGTGTAGAAAATTTAGATGGTGAAATACAACACGATTTCAGCAACATCGAAAAGTATGAAATTGATGGTTCAAAATTCCCGACCGAAACCATTATGGCAAGTCCGATTTCTCCCACCGAAGAAAAGTTGGAAGTAAAGGGCGTGTTGGAAAAACGAGACCAGGAACTGATATTCTTAATCACCAAGGAATTAATCAAATACCACTTTTGTGATGACGAAGGCAATCCTCAATTCCAGAAATTCCACAAACTGAAAAGTATAGTGGAAGAATGGTATCACGAAAAAGTTGTATTGTTAAATATCACCGACCCTCGCTACAAACGACTACTGTATTTTGAAGAACCTAAAAAAATAGTGGATCACATTGCAAGAGGCATCAACCCCCAGCACAACACCACCGAACATATCCGTCCGGTGTTCAACTATTACAACAAGTTTAGCAGCACCAAATATGTAAATGGCAATACGGTGAAGGGTGTGTACCAAACTGAAAAAAGCCACATCAACTATGTGGTAATGGACAGCGAGTGGGAAGGCATTTGCGCCAAAACTTTGGAAGAAATTGAATCGGTCGAATGTTATGTAAAGAATCAGTTCCTCGGCTTTACCATTCCTTACACCAAAGACGGTAAAGACCGCCAGTACTATCCTGATTTTATTGCAAGAATAAAAACTAAAAACCAACCACTAACCACTATCAACTTAATTATAGAGATTAGTGGAATGAGCAAAGACAAAGCAGAGAAAAAATGGTTTGTAGAAAACCGCTGGCTTCCTGCCGTAAATGCTTTAAAAGATAAATACGACTATCCCGAATGGCATTTTATTGAAGTGGCAAACGATATCCGAAACATCAGAAATCAGCTAATCGAAAAAATTCAGAGTATTTAA
- a CDS encoding PspA/IM30 family protein, with amino-acid sequence MGIFSRISDIFKSNMNDALDKAEDPEKMLKQMVLEMEESVNKATLAVANAIANEKNLARKLDREKQAAADWQQKAMQALQANREDLAKAALEKKVLAERNAADLTPIHMQAAQTSATLRQQLDALKNKLDEARSRQSTLIARSQAAKAQKQIAQSFSGVGSDAFSKFDKFEGKIEKLESEAEAFEQLAGENTNLEQELKKLSTDSGVDAQLLEMKKQMGLLGDGGANG; translated from the coding sequence ATGGGAATTTTCTCTCGCATTTCCGACATCTTTAAATCCAACATGAACGACGCGTTGGATAAAGCTGAAGATCCCGAAAAAATGCTCAAGCAAATGGTGCTTGAGATGGAAGAAAGTGTTAACAAAGCTACGCTTGCCGTGGCAAATGCAATAGCCAACGAGAAGAATTTGGCCCGGAAGCTGGATCGTGAAAAGCAGGCAGCGGCAGACTGGCAGCAAAAGGCAATGCAGGCCCTGCAGGCCAATCGTGAAGATCTGGCAAAGGCAGCATTAGAGAAAAAGGTGCTTGCCGAACGGAATGCTGCAGACCTTACGCCAATTCACATGCAGGCAGCTCAAACATCGGCAACACTGCGGCAGCAACTGGATGCTTTGAAAAATAAGCTCGATGAAGCACGGTCGCGTCAGAGCACCCTGATTGCACGCTCACAAGCCGCCAAGGCCCAAAAACAAATCGCACAGTCATTCTCTGGCGTGGGCAGTGATGCCTTTAGCAAGTTCGACAAGTTCGAAGGGAAAATCGAAAAGCTGGAGAGCGAGGCAGAAGCCTTTGAACAGCTCGCCGGCGAAAACACCAATCTTGAGCAGGAGCTTAAAAAACTGTCCACCGATTCTGGTGTGGATGCACAATTGCTTGAAATGAAGAAGCAAATGGGTTTACTTGGTGACGGAGGAGCAAATGGCTGA
- a CDS encoding TolC family protein — MIRLSSLLCLLIFTVAVHTQTEGLQKPLTLNDCVAIALQQNFDILLSNASARSAAAGLTAAFGQYLPGASINANYSRQVTNLRRQISFVGGIPVYGDPLANSYSLSANLSWLVFNGFGREAQYDAAKFNVDAAEADIRSQRMFVAYQVTRAYLNVLRTRQVVETQQEALSVARALYDRVKALYDNGKAPITQLLSQETEVANQETSVVQAENNFETAKVELLVLMGSDPSVPVEIDETSVETNINQTDLHEFRNTIGSEQESVRRAVLSRPDVAAARKRMEAAEASMTVARSGYFPTISASGGYSWSNFELTNFDTQSRTFVGLNIQIPVFDQFRTNRSIEQARLNQQQSNIELKRIEQGIQQNVRRAYLQLAAADKGLEIANKAIKPATTAYDAMQTRFNVGGSTLVELQQANYQLITARINKISAVYAWLDAKAFVEYSTGLFQEQ; from the coding sequence ATGATTCGCTTGTCTTCTCTGCTTTGCCTTTTGATTTTTACGGTAGCCGTTCACACTCAAACTGAGGGACTCCAAAAACCACTAACGCTGAATGACTGTGTTGCCATTGCGTTACAACAAAACTTTGACATCCTGTTATCGAATGCATCGGCACGAAGCGCAGCTGCCGGTTTAACTGCTGCCTTCGGACAGTACCTGCCCGGTGCATCCATCAATGCAAACTACTCCCGGCAGGTTACCAACCTGCGCCGGCAGATCTCCTTTGTTGGTGGTATCCCCGTGTATGGTGACCCCCTGGCAAACAGTTACTCTTTGAGTGCCAATCTTAGCTGGCTGGTTTTTAACGGCTTTGGCCGCGAAGCCCAGTACGACGCCGCCAAATTTAATGTGGACGCAGCCGAAGCCGATATCCGCTCGCAGCGCATGTTTGTTGCCTACCAGGTAACCCGCGCCTACCTGAACGTACTGCGCACACGGCAGGTTGTGGAAACCCAACAGGAGGCACTCAGCGTTGCCAGGGCATTGTATGACAGAGTGAAGGCGCTGTACGATAACGGCAAGGCCCCAATTACCCAGCTTCTCTCGCAGGAAACCGAAGTTGCAAACCAGGAGACCTCGGTTGTTCAGGCAGAGAATAATTTCGAAACCGCAAAGGTTGAACTCCTCGTCCTCATGGGTTCCGACCCCTCGGTACCGGTTGAGATTGACGAAACATCGGTTGAAACCAATATTAACCAAACTGACCTTCATGAGTTTCGCAACACGATTGGCAGCGAGCAGGAAAGTGTACGCAGAGCCGTGCTCAGCAGACCGGATGTGGCGGCTGCCCGCAAACGCATGGAAGCGGCTGAAGCCTCGATGACAGTTGCCCGCTCCGGCTACTTCCCCACCATTTCTGCATCTGGCGGCTATTCCTGGAGCAACTTTGAACTCACAAACTTTGATACTCAGAGCCGCACCTTTGTCGGTCTGAACATCCAGATACCCGTCTTTGACCAGTTCCGCACCAACCGGTCAATCGAGCAGGCCAGGTTAAATCAGCAACAGTCCAACATTGAACTCAAGCGAATTGAGCAAGGCATCCAGCAAAATGTCAGACGGGCATACCTTCAGCTTGCCGCCGCCGATAAGGGGCTGGAGATTGCCAACAAGGCAATTAAACCGGCCACAACCGCCTACGATGCAATGCAAACCCGATTTAACGTTGGCGGCTCAACGCTGGTAGAACTGCAGCAGGCCAACTATCAACTCATTACAGCCCGCATCAATAAAATCAGTGCCGTGTACGCCTGGCTGGATGCTAAGGCATTTGTTGAATATTCAACCGGACTTTTCCAGGAGCAATAA
- the recR gene encoding recombination protein RecR, whose protein sequence is MEALDSVVEHFSSLPTIGKKTARRLAFHLLREPLEQVQLFADALVRMRESVRECEVCNTFTDAPVCALCASDKRDRSVICVVEQPTDVMAIERTGDYRGMYHVLHGALNPLDGVGPDDIRLQELMSRLGGGLTELILALNPTVEGEVTTQYIARMASPLSITITRIARGIPVGADLEFADDATLSRAFEGRVRVTV, encoded by the coding sequence ATGGAAGCACTGGATAGCGTTGTAGAACATTTTAGCTCACTACCAACGATTGGGAAGAAAACAGCCCGACGTTTGGCGTTTCACCTGCTGCGAGAACCACTGGAACAGGTGCAACTGTTCGCAGATGCCCTGGTACGGATGCGGGAGTCGGTTCGGGAGTGCGAGGTGTGTAACACCTTCACCGATGCACCGGTGTGTGCGCTGTGTGCTTCTGATAAACGAGACCGCTCGGTTATCTGCGTTGTGGAGCAGCCTACCGATGTGATGGCTATCGAGCGTACGGGTGATTACAGGGGCATGTACCATGTGCTGCACGGCGCACTCAATCCGTTGGATGGCGTGGGCCCCGATGATATACGATTGCAAGAACTGATGAGCAGGCTGGGAGGGGGCTTAACGGAGCTTATCCTGGCACTGAACCCAACGGTAGAGGGCGAGGTGACAACCCAGTATATCGCACGCATGGCTTCGCCCCTTTCAATCACCATCACACGAATTGCCCGCGGTATTCCGGTAGGCGCTGACCTGGAGTTTGCCGATGATGCCACACTAAGCAGAGCTTTCGAGGGACGTGTGCGTGTTACGGTGTAA